One part of the Phoenix dactylifera cultivar Barhee BC4 chromosome 4, palm_55x_up_171113_PBpolish2nd_filt_p, whole genome shotgun sequence genome encodes these proteins:
- the LOC120110634 gene encoding NAP1-related protein 2-like, whose protein sequence is MALDVNEEASDKVLEVEQKYNEIRRPVYIKRNEIIQSIPDFWLTAFLSHPALSDLLTEEDQKIFKYLVSLDVEDCQDLKSGYSIIFNFSPNPYFEDTKLVKTYSFTEEGVANITATTIKWKE, encoded by the exons ATGGCCTTGGAT GTTAATGAGGAAGCAAGTGATAAAGTTTTGGAGGTGGAACAGAAATATAATGAGATTCGAAGACCTGTCTACATTAAACGGAATGAGATCATCCAATCCATTCCAGACTTTTGGTTAACTGCG TTCCTGAGTCATCCTGCTCTTAGCGATCTTCTGACAGAGGAAGACCAAAAG ATTTTCAAGTATTTGGTTTCATTGGACGTTGAAGATTGTCAAGATTTGAAGTCAGGCTACTCCATTATATTT aactTCTCTCCTAACCCATATTTTGAAGACACAAAGCTTGTGAAGACTTATTCCTTCACTGAGGAAGGAGTGGCTAATATAACCGCTACGACTATCAAGTGGAAGGAG
- the LOC120110635 gene encoding uncharacterized protein LOC120110635, which yields IPRPTPSLLNPFHRSHPFSSAERSPSSRWGESLLMRALSKRRTWVFLFLVVYSLLLSSSWNLLLSIRSWYNSAAASASSRAAAGWKALYASVLYGGVFGLLSMGAALAVAVPATLVTWITILVLLAFTGKPRRALVADGRRITADIAGFALKILLREGNLVAVVGAVLSFVALLLRRRRGGAEDQGFCSIIASPESFRIFRLNHYIFFFIIYKIWIYSCTLSILC from the coding sequence ATCCCCCGACCGACTCCCTCTCTTCTCAACCCTTTTCACCGATCTCATCCATTCTCCTCCGCCGAGCGCTCTCCGTCGTCGCGATGGGGGGAGTCGCTGCTGATGCGGGCATTGAGCAAGCGGCGGACGtgggtcttcctcttcctcgtcgtctactccctcctcctctcctcctcctggaacctcctcctctccatccgcTCCTGGTACAACTCGGCggccgcctccgcctcctcccgCGCCGCCGCCGGCTGGAAGGCCCTCTACGCCTCCGTGCTCTACGGAGGGGTCTTCGGCCTGCTCTCCATGGGGGCAGCGCTGGCCGTGGCGGTGCCGGCCACGTTGGTCACCTGGATCACGATCCTCGTGCTGCTCGCCTTCACCGGGAAGCCCCGACGGGCGCTCGTCGCCGACGGCCGTCGGATCACCGCCGACATCGCCGGTTTCGCGCTCAAGATCCTCCTCCGAGAGGGAAACCTCGTCGCCGTCGTCGGCGCCGTCCTCAGTTTCGTTGCCCTCCTCCTCCGACGGAGACGAGGCGGAGCTGAGGACCAAGGTTTTTGTTCTATCATTGCATCTCCAGAGTCTTTCAGAATATTTCGTCTAAatcattacattttttttttcataatctaTAAAATTTGGATTTATAGCTGTACCTTGTCTATTTTGTGTTAA